The Methanocella arvoryzae MRE50 DNA window AAAGTATGTTTCATTACTTGAAAAACAGGCACTCTACTTTACATCAATAGATAATTTCCCAGATAAATTGAGGGCACGTTACCAAAAGCGAGTAGAGAAGCTTTAAAACAAATGATAGCACCAACTGATGATAAAAAGCTAAAACAAAGACGTGAAAAACTTGCCCTAAAGGGATTTAATGATGAATCTATTGTTAATTGTTGGCATATGAATGATTCGGAATCACCTACGATGTGGAACTATTATTCAGAAAATGCCCAAGGTATAGCGATAGAATCTAATTTTTCAAGATTATGTGATAGCTTTGTAAATTGCCCATTTGAGGTACGTATCGGCATTATTACATATATGGATTATTCAAGAGAATCAATACCAGTGCCCCCTAATGCTTTTGATCAACTTTTAATAAAAAGGAAAGAGTTTAGGGATGAAAGGGAGCTAAGAGCAGTAGCATCTTATTACCCACAGGAATCTAATGGTATACGAAAGAAAAAACTGAAGGGCAAGTATTTGCCAGTAGACTTAGACATTCTTATTAATGTAATTCATGTATCCCCAGATTCTCAGAGATGGTTCAAAGATTTAGTCGGATCTGTATCTGTAAAATATGGGATCGAAAAAACGATCAAACAATCGAAGTTATATGGTAGAGTTTGACTCGTAAACGATTCTGGGAATACATCCTTCCCTATCATGCCATATTACCATTATCTTTGACATGTTATTATGCGTTTCTAATTCTGCGATAGCGGAATTAAGACTATCCATGTCTAAATTATCTCCATATATCAGAGAGATCCCATATCGGTAACTTGTATTATTTATAAATCCCAATAGCTTAATGATATCATCTTTTATTTTAGATATCCTATTATTAGTTGTTTTTATTTCTATTATTACAAAATTACTTATTTCATTTTGTATGCCCGGGGTATGGATTATAAAGTCAGGTTTAGGGCCGTGCTTAGGTTCAACACCATACGCATTACAAAATGACTGATGAGAGCATTTATCTAATTCACCCATTAAGCAATATTCATAATCGTCACCTAATTGTATTCTTAATTGGTGATATAGCTCATAACAATAAACCCTTTCTTTATAGCAGTCAACCGATTCAGCTCTTTTTACATGATAATATGAATCATTAATTTCGGATATACTTGTAAAAAGTTTGCTTTTAAAAAAATCCCAATCTCCAGGCATATATGAAAAATCTACAAGCTCTTACTTAATACTTCTTCATCAATTGTATTTCCATAACATCCTCGTATAGGCAAATATTAAACAGATATAACGGCTACCAGATGGTGTAGGGTCATAAGCATATTTTTCTGATAAACAACTCACTACCAAAAATATAATACTAAATAACTTCATTATAATAAAAATATTTAAAAAATATTATTCGGTAAATACTTTTGAAATTTTATTCTTTCCATTTCTTAAAAGTGTATTCACAAATACGCCTCTTGAGGATAGTTTTTCTGAAATTTCTAGAGATTTAAATGTAGTAGGAACAGTAAGTTCAGCATTTTCTACATAATCTCGAAGTCCAGAATAAAGCTCCAATATAGAATTATCAATACATGCATCAAGCTTTATGTAAATATCCTCATAATCCGTAATACCTAACTGTTTAAATGCCTCATTATAAAGCCATAATATCTGATACGCAGATGACTTCCATTTTGTCTGATCTGGCTGGTTTAGTGTTTCCTCTTTTAAGAACTCCCGAATCTTTTTTAACATTAATGAAGGTATTATTCTTTTTAAAAGGAATAATCTGACGCTTTCCCGATCACCAGTCTTTTGCAAGGTTTTCATTTCTTCAATTGGATATATAAATGGGTAGTAATTCGGATTTTCGGTAAATATCTTTGATGGAGTACCATATGATACATATGGGGCATTTAAATAAAACGCAACATATGCCTGACAAATATCTTTCATTGTTACCGATACGTGATCTCTATCTGCTTTTTCGCCCCTTCTAAATATATAGCATATTCTATATTCATTTTTTAACCATTCTTTCATTATTTTATGGGCAGGTTCGATCGCACGCATATCTTTATTATTGGTCGCATTTTGCGCGTTAGAAGAGCGTGTTAGTTCCCGGGCGAATGTAACATCTAAATCTGCGACTTTTATTACTTTAACAAAGACCCAAATAGGTTCCGATAAGGGGTTATTTTCTAAATATCGGGATATTGTCGTGATGGTTTGGGCGCCATTAACAATTGTTAGATTTCTAAATTCAATTTGGTTGCTTGGTGTAGGTCTACCATAATGGGTACATAAGCAAACAATACCATTATTTAATTTCCAAAACATAGAACGTTTTTGTTGATCGATAAGGGAACCTTCAATTTGCGAGTTAATCGTTCCTTTTGGCCCTAAATATTTCCGGATGTTAAATGCGAGCAAATCTTCATTATAAATTTCATCCTTTAGCCCACTTGCATCAAATAAACCAAATAGAGAGTCATGCTCAAAAATTGGTGGCTGTTTAAATTTTAACCAAGCATTAATTCCAATAATCCTATCCCATAACCTTCTAAATTCATCTGCATCAATTACTTCAATCTTATAATCAACATCTCCGAAGCCATTATTGTCTAGCCACCTTCTTACTACTCCCCTTGTAGTTCCAAGTATGCGCCTTAATGGAGCATCCATCGTAGATAGTGAAACAACGTACAGCTTAACCAAACTACATTTTGAGATAGAATTATTTTGCTCATTTTCCGCTTTTAATCCTCTCTGAATATCCCTAAATGCTTCTTGGACGTAAGTTGCATCTTCGGAATATTTAAATTGGTATATTTGTAAAACGTTATTTTCGTCGTCATAATATATGGCATCTCTTCCGTGATCCCAGGGGCCATCAATGACCATTTCTTCAGCCTGTTCTGGACTAAAGTCTTGATACCCCTCAATGAACCAATAACCAAAAGCACGATCAGGGGCCATATTTCGCTCTTGGGCAATTTTATCAACTTCAGATCTTATATCATCAATTATACTCATAGAGGTACCCACTTTTTAAATCAATCCCTAGCCCATTCTATTAGGATTCTTCTGTAATATAACTATTCCAAACACAATCAATTATTACAATATAGTATTGTTTATAATAATTAATTATTAAATGAATAACTCGATATTCGAATAACGTACGACGATTATCTGATACATAATATTTTACTATAATATGTGGTAAATAGCCTATAGGCATCAATAATTTGCACTTATTATGGATTTGAAATTAATTCATGATAACTACATTATTTTTATATGAAATATAAAATTATATAATGGTTAATACTTACATATTATTTTACTAAATCTGAAATGATATAGTCATAGAATCTCATATTACCGGCGGTGCCGGCGGTTTACCTACCCATTCATATAAAAATATTATAAAAGTAATTTATAAAATATAATAGGTATACTGGCGGTACTGGCGGCACAATAGTAATACCAAGTAGATACTATACGAAAACAAAAAATGGATGAAGGTTAGGCCGTTAAGCCTCAACCATCATCTATACTTGCAGCGATCAAATCTTCGCAGGTCGCAATAGCGATTTTAAGCTTAAGCCCTATCCGGAGATTTACGGTGCGTTTCCTGCCATCCCGGTCAGTCCGCTTTGATTCTCTAGACTTGAATCCCGAACTCGTAAGACGCTTACCGAAGGCCGTTGCGCTCTGAATCGGTGCGCCTACACGCTCTTGCCAGCTCTTGAATGTAGTGTAAAGCTCCCCTGCATCGACTTCGGCAGATGGATCAATCACGCACATATCCGAGAGGAAGGCAGCGAACCAATCAGCATCCCGCCAGTACCGATCTGAAGCTTCTTTGACTGCCTGTGATATCCTACGAAGGTCATTTGCTTTCCATTTCTGATAGCCCTCGATCATCCACAGTAATATGCCTTCAGCTTCGGCTTTAAGCGCCTCTTCGATCCCCATGTCTACCTGATGTGGTTCAAGTTGAAGATCGAAGGGTACTACGAAGAATTTAGTCTCCGTAGAGCGATCTTTGGGCATAGCCGGCAAGTGATTGCATAGGAAGAATAGCTTGCCTTGGGGTTTATAGTCGAACTCCGCGCCAAACTTTTCTTCCGCCGTGATCGTGTCGCTAAGGAACTCTTTTATCCTTACGTCATTCCATACGGAGTTTTCGGGTACTTCACTGCACCGGATAAACCGCTTTCCCCTTAGCCTTGCAAAGCTGAAGCTTCTGATATTGCCGTTCTTGGGCATGATGAAGGCCGTTGCGTTAGCAGATGAAGCATAATCGCCCATTAGGTAGAGGATAGCCTCAGCTAGCTTAGACTTGCCGTTACGACCGTTACCGAACCACGCAAAGAATTTTTCTTCGCCGGTATACCCAGATAAGGCATATCCTAAGCTTCTTTGCAGGTAATCTGCTAAATCCTTGTCACCACAAGTGATCTCGTCGATGAATTTATCGAACCTTGGCCGCTTCGCTTCCGGGTTATACGCTACATTAGCCCTCAGGGTCATAAGATAGGGCTTAGTACGCTCACCGTGAGGAATAAACTCGCTAGTATCCAGATTAAAGGCACCATTCAGTAGGTTGATCAAGTGCTTGTCCTTGTCAAGTTCATCGACACTATCCAGTATGATGCTCTCAATGGTCATTGACGCCATTTTGATCATGCTCTTGATGTTGCCCACCGTACGCATTTTGTGGAACTGCCTGTATAGGTTCTCTATGTGCGCTTTATGGGCCTTTCTAGCCTCACCTTCAGTAATGGTCTTTGTAAGGCTGCTTAAAAAAAGCAGCCTATCCATGACTAAATCCGCCATACAGGTTATCATTCTGGACAGGTGCGCCTCATCAACGTCCTCTGGCCAGTTCTCACCGTTCCAGGTATACCACTTTTCTGTACCCCTAACATAGCGGATGTCATCACCGTATAGATCAGCAAGCATATCTGCTACGCCTTTCTCGTCTTTGGCATTGTCATACGGCCAGTTCTCAACGTAGTATGTGTTACGGTAGTTCCAGGCAGGTGACTTCACCTTATTGCAGCCTGCGCCACCAGTACACAGCCCGTTAGCCTGCATCGTGACGCACGTCTGACACTTGTACCCCATGCGACGGTAGTAGTTTAAGTAGTGTTCAGTAAGGCCCCTATCGAACTTGGGCGACACACTATACACGCTCAGGATAGCCTCATTTTCAAGGTTCAACCCCATCAGGTAGCAAGCAAGAGCAAACATGCTGTCATTGTCAGCCTTGCCCTCCTTGAGGCTATCAACAATGCCCTTGATGCATATCGGAGCGAACTGCTCCTTGTAGTACCGGTTGGGGATAGGCTGCGCCTCTACTTTGCTGTAAGCGGGGTCAGCCTCAGCCTTTTCGAAGGCTTCAGCATCCATAACTCTGCCAGTCAAACGCAGCAGGTCAATCAAGCCCTGAGAGATAGGCTGTATGGGCTTATTGTTTAGTACCTTGTATTCGCCTTTTACATCTACGCTAGGGGCTGCTACCGCAATACTTCCATTTGCACATATGTCAACACCCGGCCAGTTCTTGTCAGCCCACTTAGGGACTTTCTTACCGTCTGCAAGCTTCTTCATGAAGATGTCAACACCTTTTTTGACGGTCAGATCGCCGCAAGTAAAGTATACATGCAGCCCGCCGCTACGAGTCTCTTCGATATAGGATTCCTTTAACTCTGGGTATAGCTGACACATTAGGTTGTATGTCTCAAGCCCTCCATGCTTTTTATCGAAGTCCCATACTATGTAACCAGACTTGCCGGTCATAACCCCAATTAATGCATACGGGAATTTTTCCCAGAGGTAAAAAACACCTGATCCCTCAGATACAGACCAATCCCACGTACAGTAGGGTATTTTTTTCCCCGGTATTAAGGGGATAACGCTTGCTCCCCTGTGCACCCATAGGAGAGCACCATTTAGGTTCTGCTCCCTGATCGAGTCAAGCTTATCAGCCATTGTAGGGAGATCGGTACTCACACATCCGTCTATCCCAAGCTGTTCTGCCCCGTTCTTCATCTGTACTGTCGCTTCAGCAATCTGGCGAGTCCCGACAGACGGCGAATTTGGATTCGGTATACTATCGTTAACCATTTTATACATCTCCTTGTAGTCGTATCCCCGCCACTGTAGACACGCTTAAATAAACGAAGAACAGAATCTATTTGCTAAGACAGATGCCGCCTTCATGCGCTATATCCACAGCCTTGGGGGCTGCATTCAAAATTTCTCAAAGTTTTATTGAGCTAATTCCTCCAGCGACTACCTGTACTACGTGTGGGTATTTAAGGATTCCTCGCCTCGAAAAAATAAATGACTTTGACGTATGCCGATAATTTAAAAATTTAAAAAGTTTTTGTAAATTACTTCACTTACTTCACAGACTTATCTATACGCCGATAATTTTTTGCAGATTCTTCACATCTTAACAAGTGTTAAGCAATCATTTATATACCAGAGCAATTGGCAGGAATATTGACATGTTTTTATAAAATTTATCGCATTATCTTAATTTATTGCTATGGGATGCCTCGCGCCGCATTATTGGTTTGGAGAAAGTGTACATAGTCCTAAAATCTTATTCCTTGATGACGACACTTTTTAGTTATATTAGTTGCATTAGCCGATTTTCGTAAAGAATGAGATCAATAGTATCCTTTAGCCTATTCCCATAGACTTTTATCAACTACATTTTATAAACTATGTCATTAAAAAAACAAATCATGATCAAGTTCTTGCTGTGGGGTACCGCTTCTGATCGTACCATATAATTATGACATGTATTTTATAAATATTTTGAAGTTTCAAAAAAGGCTGGAGTTCCTTTAACCCCATGATCTATTAAGTTAATAATCTGTAATGCCCCATAACTACAGTTAAAGCACACAATATATGATAATCACTATGTAACCGTGGGCTTAAGTATAGAATCAATGACATCGGACAGATTTTTCTCTAATACTCCTGCTCCTGGAATACTATTTTCATATTCTATACGGCGAATATGTGAAAGATCGAAGGGAAATTTTAAATTCTCCATTGTTTGTGGTTGAATAACTAGGATTGTATCTTTTCCGATAGTATGTGCTATTCCAAGTTCATAGAAAACATTAGCGTTTAGATATGTCAGATCTGCAATCACGATTCTTGCTTCACAAATAGCTTTCCAGATATCTTGTATTATAACACTATTTGTTTTTAATTCATCAGCTCTTCTGCACAAAAGACCCTTTTTCTCAACGGTAGGTTTGATTACAGATTCATATATTTTAGTTAAGTCATCTTTAAATGGCATTAGGACAAAGACCATTTTTTCATTAAGGTTGTATGACGCAGGGCCAAATATCGGATTGATTTTTATCATACTCTCAATTTTTTCCATTCTTATTTTTTCGTAGTTGATATAAAGATTAGCAATGTATTCCAAATCGCTTTTCCGTTCTTCTGCACTTTGATCGATTAGTATTTTTGGAAATGTTATCACAATAGGATCGCTAAACCCGTATTCGGATCTTGCTTTAAATGAGACAAGATCTCCAGACAACACTTTATCCGGTTCCAAGATTGATTCGACACTACAAGCGCCCGGGTGAGGTTGTACTGCGATATATAAATTGTTTTTATCGATAATCTCTAGATAGCTTGAATTAGAGAGAATTCGAAAAATATATCTGTCTTTCTCTTGATCTACAATCGATCTAACAATGGATTCGAACTGTACTCTTAGATTTGCCACTTTTCCACTTATGTCCTCAGGCATATTGCCTGAACCCATATATAGACCATGAATCATACAAACTTAGACTATTGCTTCCCATATATTAAAGATATAGGGGATTATAATAAATTTGGTGTGATATCAATATTATAGAAAACTTTAAGTTTCTGGACAACCATTATCTAATAATCAGTAAATAGGACAGACGCATACTGATTACTGATAATATCTCCAAATTAATAGCCTAAAGTTATTAAAAATCTGAATTTACGGTCGAATCGAGCGTTACTATCCTAAGTCCTACGCCTTTGACCTGGCTTGGCAACCCCCGCGTGAAAAGTTGCGTACTCCCATTGATGCTTTTCCCTACATAAATATTCGCATCGGTTTTAGGTCACAAGCGATAGGCGAAGGTTTTTCGAGCCTCAAACCTGAAAATCAGGGAGGTCAAAGAGTACCGGAAAGGTCAGGAACAGAGAAAGTAGCTCTTACGCTGTTCAAAACTTATAATACACCCCCATCTAACTATTCGAATCCGACAGTTTCCCTGCAGGGCGCTTTAAAACCGCCAAGCTCGCCAAGAGGCCAGGCACGCCAAGAAAATCTGGATTAGCTGTATACGGCAATCCCTTTTTAACATACTTGGCGTTCCATTAAAAATGTGTATCTTGGCGAGCTTGGCCCCTTGGCGAGCTTGGCGGCATTTTCGACCCACACAGGGCCAATAACCAATTATCAGCATACCATTCTTCATCTGAAAAACGAAGGAGAACCAGATTTCTATTATGAATAAAAACTCGTTCTCCCAGACCTCCAAACCTCCCTGACCTCCCAGCTTGAAAGTCCTCCCCGACCTCCTTTACCTCCATAACCTCGTACCTCCAGACCTCCGGTACCTCCCTGACCTCCCGGGAACTCTATCCTCCCAGTTTTTCCAGATATCAGAACGACACATCAGGCACATTCTTTCCCTGTGCCTTAGCATCCGACGCCTTCAAGGTAGCGAACAGCCCCTCTTTGGCCACAAGCTCCTCGTAGCTGCCGATCTGCACTACACCACCATCGTCTATCACGATCACCCGGTCGGCGATCTCGGTCAGCGACATCCTATGCGAGATGATGAACGTCGTCCGCCCTTTGACCAGCTCGTCCAGCGACTCCTTCAGGTACATCTCGGTCTCAGGGTCGATCGCCGACGTCGGCTCATCCAGTATAACAATGGGTGTGTCCTTCAGGAAGGCCCGGGCGATAGAAATCCGTTGCCGCTGGCCGACTGACAACTTAGTACCACGCTCGCCGATCAGAGTATCGTAGCCCTTCGGCAGGGACATGATGAAGTCGTGGATGCGGGCCTTCTTTGCCACCCGCTCTACGTCCTCGTGCGAAGCATCCGTGCGGCCGTACTTGATGTTATTCTCCACTGTATCGTTGAACAGGAAGATGTCCTGGGACACGATGCTGATCTGCTGCCTCAGCCACGCATGGTCCAGTTCGGCTAAAGAACGGCCGTCTAACCTGATTACCCCGGACTGGGGCTGGTACAGCTTCAGCAGCAGGCTCACCAGCGTCGTCTTCCCGGCGCCGCTGTGCCCGACGATGGCGACGGTCTCGCCTTTCTTCACCTCGAAGCTGATGTTGTTCAGCACTTTCTGGTCGGGCGCGTAAGAGAAAGTCACGTTCTCGAACCGCACGTCTCCCCGGACGGAGTCGGGCTTCACACCGCCGTTGCCCCACTCGAACTCCGGCATGACGCCGAACATCTCTTTCAGTCTGTCCATGGAGGCGAAGGCCGGCTGGAAGGACATATACGTGTAGAACAGCGTGTTGACCGCCCCGGAAAGGAAGACCAGGTAAGAGATGAAGGCGACGAAGTCTCCGATCGTCATCCTGCCCGCCTGGATTTCGCCTGCCCCGACCAGCATGATGATCAGCACCAGGGCGAACATCGTGCCCCTCATCAGGGACATGGCGAAGGAGATGAGGACCGACCTGCTGATCCTCGCCCGGATGACGTCCCTCAATTTAACCGATACCTTGCCTACCTCAGTCTTTTCGGTCGCGTAGGACTTAACCAGCTCTACACCCGAGATCGCCTCCTGCATGTTCCGGGACACCTCGGCGCTGGACTCCCTTTCCCTGTAGCTGAGCGCCCTGATCCTGCCTGAGACGAGGTACCGGATGGCGAGGTACGCCGGTATGGTAGCCGCTATTACCACTGCTAGCCGCAGGTTGAGAGACATGAGGATCGCTATGCCGAAGAGGATGTAGAAGGCGCTGGAGATGATCTGCGTCACCGCATCGGAGAACAGGTACTGCATCAGGTTTACGTCATCCGAAACCCTGGACATGAGGTACCCTGTCTGCTTGTCTTTGATGTAGGCCATCGGGAACCGGAGCACGTGGTCGAAGAGGCTGGTCTGCAGGTTAAAAGTCAGCTCCTGCTGGTACACCGTTGTAAGATAGACGGCCAGAGTGCTGAGCAGCCCGAAGATGACGGCCGCGATAATCATGACCGCTGCCACGTATTCGATCGAGCCGGACAGTTGAATGATGTCAGGGATTAGAGATCCCAGCCCGAGCCACGTGAGGGCACTTTCGATGCCCCCGTAGCCGGTCTTCAGGATCACGAAGTCGATGAACACCTTGCCCGTCAGCG harbors:
- a CDS encoding DUF2971 domain-containing protein; this translates as MIAPTDDKKLKQRREKLALKGFNDESIVNCWHMNDSESPTMWNYYSENAQGIAIESNFSRLCDSFVNCPFEVRIGIITYMDYSRESIPVPPNAFDQLLIKRKEFRDERELRAVASYYPQESNGIRKKKLKGKYLPVDLDILINVIHVSPDSQRWFKDLVGSVSVKYGIEKTIKQSKLYGRV
- a CDS encoding AIPR family protein, which gives rise to MSIIDDIRSEVDKIAQERNMAPDRAFGYWFIEGYQDFSPEQAEEMVIDGPWDHGRDAIYYDDENNVLQIYQFKYSEDATYVQEAFRDIQRGLKAENEQNNSISKCSLVKLYVVSLSTMDAPLRRILGTTRGVVRRWLDNNGFGDVDYKIEVIDADEFRRLWDRIIGINAWLKFKQPPIFEHDSLFGLFDASGLKDEIYNEDLLAFNIRKYLGPKGTINSQIEGSLIDQQKRSMFWKLNNGIVCLCTHYGRPTPSNQIEFRNLTIVNGAQTITTISRYLENNPLSEPIWVFVKVIKVADLDVTFARELTRSSNAQNATNNKDMRAIEPAHKIMKEWLKNEYRICYIFRRGEKADRDHVSVTMKDICQAYVAFYLNAPYVSYGTPSKIFTENPNYYPFIYPIEEMKTLQKTGDRESVRLFLLKRIIPSLMLKKIREFLKEETLNQPDQTKWKSSAYQILWLYNEAFKQLGITDYEDIYIKLDACIDNSILELYSGLRDYVENAELTVPTTFKSLEISEKLSSRGVFVNTLLRNGKNKISKVFTE
- a CDS encoding phage/plasmid primase, P4 family, which encodes MVNDSIPNPNSPSVGTRQIAEATVQMKNGAEQLGIDGCVSTDLPTMADKLDSIREQNLNGALLWVHRGASVIPLIPGKKIPYCTWDWSVSEGSGVFYLWEKFPYALIGVMTGKSGYIVWDFDKKHGGLETYNLMCQLYPELKESYIEETRSGGLHVYFTCGDLTVKKGVDIFMKKLADGKKVPKWADKNWPGVDICANGSIAVAAPSVDVKGEYKVLNNKPIQPISQGLIDLLRLTGRVMDAEAFEKAEADPAYSKVEAQPIPNRYYKEQFAPICIKGIVDSLKEGKADNDSMFALACYLMGLNLENEAILSVYSVSPKFDRGLTEHYLNYYRRMGYKCQTCVTMQANGLCTGGAGCNKVKSPAWNYRNTYYVENWPYDNAKDEKGVADMLADLYGDDIRYVRGTEKWYTWNGENWPEDVDEAHLSRMITCMADLVMDRLLFLSSLTKTITEGEARKAHKAHIENLYRQFHKMRTVGNIKSMIKMASMTIESIILDSVDELDKDKHLINLLNGAFNLDTSEFIPHGERTKPYLMTLRANVAYNPEAKRPRFDKFIDEITCGDKDLADYLQRSLGYALSGYTGEEKFFAWFGNGRNGKSKLAEAILYLMGDYASSANATAFIMPKNGNIRSFSFARLRGKRFIRCSEVPENSVWNDVRIKEFLSDTITAEEKFGAEFDYKPQGKLFFLCNHLPAMPKDRSTETKFFVVPFDLQLEPHQVDMGIEEALKAEAEGILLWMIEGYQKWKANDLRRISQAVKEASDRYWRDADWFAAFLSDMCVIDPSAEVDAGELYTTFKSWQERVGAPIQSATAFGKRLTSSGFKSRESKRTDRDGRKRTVNLRIGLKLKIAIATCEDLIAASIDDG
- a CDS encoding ABC transporter ATP-binding protein; the encoded protein is MFRQAEAILSKLRKAREEIVTIIRAAPPQKAKFKPGDLKFFWQFVRPVWKIGAISLFLVMLTTGLKALLPLTGKVFIDFVILKTGYGGIESALTWLGLGSLIPDIIQLSGSIEYVAAVMIIAAVIFGLLSTLAVYLTTVYQQELTFNLQTSLFDHVLRFPMAYIKDKQTGYLMSRVSDDVNLMQYLFSDAVTQIISSAFYILFGIAILMSLNLRLAVVIAATIPAYLAIRYLVSGRIRALSYRERESSAEVSRNMQEAISGVELVKSYATEKTEVGKVSVKLRDVIRARISRSVLISFAMSLMRGTMFALVLIIMLVGAGEIQAGRMTIGDFVAFISYLVFLSGAVNTLFYTYMSFQPAFASMDRLKEMFGVMPEFEWGNGGVKPDSVRGDVRFENVTFSYAPDQKVLNNISFEVKKGETVAIVGHSGAGKTTLVSLLLKLYQPQSGVIRLDGRSLAELDHAWLRQQISIVSQDIFLFNDTVENNIKYGRTDASHEDVERVAKKARIHDFIMSLPKGYDTLIGERGTKLSVGQRQRISIARAFLKDTPIVILDEPTSAIDPETEMYLKESLDELVKGRTTFIISHRMSLTEIADRVIVIDDGGVVQIGSYEELVAKEGLFATLKASDAKAQGKNVPDVSF